The Antennarius striatus isolate MH-2024 chromosome 20, ASM4005453v1, whole genome shotgun sequence genome includes a region encoding these proteins:
- the wdr37 gene encoding WD repeat-containing protein 37 isoform X1, translating into MPVEGGSSSSSALAARHPKQKRKAHSLSIRRTNSTEERPQGILRGDMLEGQDSKLPLSVRNNLLDLFGQIEREFENLYIENLELRREIESLNERLTGDGQVIEGGDPTKGALKTKASHSTSQLSQKLKTTYKASTSKRLYTFQGKIGGPRNFSVATWELLGGDSWIVSSFKATTGSRALCQLLKEYVGHRDGIWDLSVTRTQPVVLGTSSADHSALLWSIETGKCLLKYAGHAGSVNSIKFHPTEQMALTASGDQTAHIWRYMVQLPAPQPPPDVNLPCDEDQDSSDREEGEVDVEGPCEVPTVRFATATLKSHQGVVIAADWLVGGRQVVTASWDRAANLYEVETSELVHTLTGHDQELTHCCTHPTQRLVVTSSRDTTFRLWDFRDPSIHSVNVFQGHTDTVTSAVFTVGDNVVSGSDDRTVKVWDLKNMRSPIATIRTDSAVNRISVSANQRIIALPHDNRQVRLFDMSGVRLARLPRSNRMGHRRMVCCTAWNEENQTCNLFTCGFDRQAIGWNINIPALLQEK; encoded by the exons ATGCCTGTGGAGGgcggaagcagcagcagctctgctctGGCTGCCCGACACCCCAAGCAGAAGAGAAAGGCTCACAGTTTATCTATCAGACGCACCAACAGTACAGAGGAGAGGCCTCAAGGCATCCTGAGAGgagacatgctggagggacag GACTCTAAGCTGCCCCTCTCCGTACGGAACAATCTTCTGGACCTTTTTGGCCAGATTGAGCGTGAATTTGAAAATCTCTACATTGAAAACCTTGAAC TTCGCCGGGAGATTGAGTCTCTGAATGAGCGTCTGACTGGAGATGGACAGGTTATTGAGGGAGGGGACCCCACCAAAGGAGCTCTGAAAACAAAAG CCAGCCACAGCACCAGTCAGCTGTCACAGAAGCTGAAGACCACCTACAAGGCATCTACCAGCAAG CGTTTGTACACTTTCCAAGGGAAAATAGGTGGACCTCGCAACTTCAGTGTGGCCACATGGGAGTTGTTGGGAGGAGATTCATGG ATTGTGTCCAGTTTTAAGGCCACCACAGGGTCCCGAGCTTTGTGTCAGCTGCTCAAAGAGTACGTGGGCCACCGGGACGGAATCTGGGACCTCAGTGTTACCCGGACTCAGCCAGTGGTTCTGGGCACTTCCTCTGCAG ACCACTCAGCTCTGTTGTGGAGCATAGAGACGGGAAAATGCCTCCTGAAATATGCTGGCCATGCAGGATCAG TCAACTCCATCAAGTTCCACCCCACAGAGCAGATGGCCCTCACAG CCTCCGGGGACCAGACTGCTCACATCTGGCGCTATATGGTGCAGCTTCCTGCCCCCCAGCCTCCACCAGATGTCAAT CTTCCATGTGATGAAGACCAGGACTCATCAGACAGAGAAGAAGGGGAGGTGGATGTTGAGGGCCCTTGTGAGGTCCCTACTGTCCGCTTTGCCACAGCAACCCTGAAGAGCCACCAGGGCGTTGTGATCgcagctgattggttggttggagGTCGACAGGTGGTGACAGCTTCCTGGGATCGGGCTGCCAACCTGTACGAGGTGGAGACATCCGAACTGGTCCACACACTCACTG gtcATGACCAGGAGCTGACCCACTGCTGCACCCACCCCACCCAGCGTCTGGTGGTCACTTCGTCCAGAGACACCACCTTCAGGCTGTGGGACTTCAGGGACCCATCCATCCACTCTGTCAACGTGTTTCAGGGACACACCGA CACTGTGACGTCGGCGGTTTTCACCGTGGGTGACAATGTCGTTTCGGGGAGCGACGACCGCACGGTTAAGGTGTGGGATCTGAAGAACATGAGGTCGCCAATAGCAACCATCCGCACCGACTCAGCTGTGAACAG GATCAGCGTCTCGGCCAACCAGAGGATCATCGCCCTGCCCCACGACAATCGGCAGGTCCGACTGTTCGACATGAGCGGCGTGAGACTGGCCAGACTTCCGCGCAGCAACAGGATG GGTCACAGGCGAATGGTATGCTGCACAGCGTGGAACGAGGAGAACCAGACGTGCAATCTGTTCACCTGCGGCTTCGACCGCCAGGCCATCGGGTGGAACATCAACATCCCCGCCCTGCTGCAGGAGAAGTGA
- the wdr37 gene encoding WD repeat-containing protein 37 isoform X2, which translates to MPVEGGSSSSSALAARHPKQKRKAHSLSIRRTNSTEERPQGILRGDMLEGQDSKLPLSVRNNLLDLFGQIEREFENLYIENLELRREIESLNERLTGDGQVIEGGDPTKGALKTKASHSTSQLSQKLKTTYKASTSKIVSSFKATTGSRALCQLLKEYVGHRDGIWDLSVTRTQPVVLGTSSADHSALLWSIETGKCLLKYAGHAGSVNSIKFHPTEQMALTASGDQTAHIWRYMVQLPAPQPPPDVNLPCDEDQDSSDREEGEVDVEGPCEVPTVRFATATLKSHQGVVIAADWLVGGRQVVTASWDRAANLYEVETSELVHTLTGHDQELTHCCTHPTQRLVVTSSRDTTFRLWDFRDPSIHSVNVFQGHTDTVTSAVFTVGDNVVSGSDDRTVKVWDLKNMRSPIATIRTDSAVNRISVSANQRIIALPHDNRQVRLFDMSGVRLARLPRSNRMGHRRMVCCTAWNEENQTCNLFTCGFDRQAIGWNINIPALLQEK; encoded by the exons ATGCCTGTGGAGGgcggaagcagcagcagctctgctctGGCTGCCCGACACCCCAAGCAGAAGAGAAAGGCTCACAGTTTATCTATCAGACGCACCAACAGTACAGAGGAGAGGCCTCAAGGCATCCTGAGAGgagacatgctggagggacag GACTCTAAGCTGCCCCTCTCCGTACGGAACAATCTTCTGGACCTTTTTGGCCAGATTGAGCGTGAATTTGAAAATCTCTACATTGAAAACCTTGAAC TTCGCCGGGAGATTGAGTCTCTGAATGAGCGTCTGACTGGAGATGGACAGGTTATTGAGGGAGGGGACCCCACCAAAGGAGCTCTGAAAACAAAAG CCAGCCACAGCACCAGTCAGCTGTCACAGAAGCTGAAGACCACCTACAAGGCATCTACCAGCAAG ATTGTGTCCAGTTTTAAGGCCACCACAGGGTCCCGAGCTTTGTGTCAGCTGCTCAAAGAGTACGTGGGCCACCGGGACGGAATCTGGGACCTCAGTGTTACCCGGACTCAGCCAGTGGTTCTGGGCACTTCCTCTGCAG ACCACTCAGCTCTGTTGTGGAGCATAGAGACGGGAAAATGCCTCCTGAAATATGCTGGCCATGCAGGATCAG TCAACTCCATCAAGTTCCACCCCACAGAGCAGATGGCCCTCACAG CCTCCGGGGACCAGACTGCTCACATCTGGCGCTATATGGTGCAGCTTCCTGCCCCCCAGCCTCCACCAGATGTCAAT CTTCCATGTGATGAAGACCAGGACTCATCAGACAGAGAAGAAGGGGAGGTGGATGTTGAGGGCCCTTGTGAGGTCCCTACTGTCCGCTTTGCCACAGCAACCCTGAAGAGCCACCAGGGCGTTGTGATCgcagctgattggttggttggagGTCGACAGGTGGTGACAGCTTCCTGGGATCGGGCTGCCAACCTGTACGAGGTGGAGACATCCGAACTGGTCCACACACTCACTG gtcATGACCAGGAGCTGACCCACTGCTGCACCCACCCCACCCAGCGTCTGGTGGTCACTTCGTCCAGAGACACCACCTTCAGGCTGTGGGACTTCAGGGACCCATCCATCCACTCTGTCAACGTGTTTCAGGGACACACCGA CACTGTGACGTCGGCGGTTTTCACCGTGGGTGACAATGTCGTTTCGGGGAGCGACGACCGCACGGTTAAGGTGTGGGATCTGAAGAACATGAGGTCGCCAATAGCAACCATCCGCACCGACTCAGCTGTGAACAG GATCAGCGTCTCGGCCAACCAGAGGATCATCGCCCTGCCCCACGACAATCGGCAGGTCCGACTGTTCGACATGAGCGGCGTGAGACTGGCCAGACTTCCGCGCAGCAACAGGATG GGTCACAGGCGAATGGTATGCTGCACAGCGTGGAACGAGGAGAACCAGACGTGCAATCTGTTCACCTGCGGCTTCGACCGCCAGGCCATCGGGTGGAACATCAACATCCCCGCCCTGCTGCAGGAGAAGTGA